In Chryseobacterium oranimense, a single window of DNA contains:
- a CDS encoding Gfo/Idh/MocA family oxidoreductase, whose amino-acid sequence MQLVKAGLCAFGMSGKVFHAPFLKEHPGFFIAAIVERSKEESKEKYPEATIYRSVEEMLQNADIELVIINTPVQTHYEYAKKALEAGKNVVVEKPFTVSVSEAEELVELAEQKGLFLSVYQNRRFDRDFLQVYKMLNEGKLGEIKEAEIRFDRFRTTPSGKQHKEDPQQTGSGSLHDLGAHLVDQAVQYFGYPEKLFADVFSMKGEEYANDYFEILLYYKNNLRVRLKSSVFTKEAHYAYAIHGEKGSFLQERTDNQENELVAGAIPVYGKEWTEPLKGTDGILNFLNEHLETERILTSSEAGNYMDYYQQIYEYIVFGYALPSQGREVVQNMKIIDASLESSKEGKIVYL is encoded by the coding sequence ATGCAATTGGTAAAAGCAGGACTTTGTGCCTTTGGAATGAGCGGTAAAGTATTTCACGCCCCTTTTTTGAAAGAGCATCCCGGATTTTTTATAGCAGCTATAGTAGAAAGAAGTAAAGAAGAATCAAAAGAAAAATATCCGGAAGCTACCATTTACCGTTCGGTAGAAGAGATGCTTCAGAATGCAGATATCGAGCTTGTAATCATCAATACACCTGTACAGACCCACTATGAATATGCAAAGAAGGCATTGGAAGCAGGAAAAAATGTTGTTGTTGAGAAACCATTTACGGTCAGCGTTTCAGAAGCAGAAGAATTGGTAGAGCTTGCAGAACAAAAAGGACTGTTTTTAAGTGTTTATCAAAACAGAAGATTTGACCGCGATTTTCTTCAGGTTTATAAAATGTTGAACGAGGGAAAATTAGGAGAAATAAAAGAAGCAGAGATCCGTTTCGACAGGTTTCGTACCACACCCAGCGGTAAACAGCATAAAGAAGATCCACAGCAGACCGGTTCAGGATCGCTTCACGATCTTGGAGCTCACCTTGTAGATCAGGCCGTACAGTATTTCGGATATCCTGAAAAGCTTTTTGCCGATGTATTTTCAATGAAAGGGGAAGAATACGCGAACGATTATTTTGAAATTCTCCTGTACTACAAAAATAACCTTAGAGTGAGACTGAAATCTTCTGTCTTCACCAAAGAAGCCCATTATGCATATGCTATTCATGGCGAGAAAGGAAGTTTTCTTCAGGAAAGAACCGATAATCAGGAAAACGAACTGGTTGCAGGAGCTATACCGGTTTATGGCAAAGAATGGACGGAGCCTTTAAAAGGAACAGACGGAATTTTAAACTTCTTAAATGAACATTTAGAAACCGAAAGAATCCTGACTTCCAGTGAAGCCGGAAACTATATGGATTACTACCAGCAGATCTATGAATATATCGTTTTCGGATATGCTTTGCCATCTCAGGGAAGAGAAGTGGTTCAGAATATGAAGATCATCGATGCATCCCTGGAAAGCTCGAAAGAAGGTAAAATAGTATATTTATAA